In Tachysurus fulvidraco isolate hzauxx_2018 chromosome 5, HZAU_PFXX_2.0, whole genome shotgun sequence, the genomic stretch ATCTTTTACCATTCTCTCCCTGGCATCCACAAAGGCTTTGGCGAACTTGATACCGtaattcacattgtcactaCATCCACCCCAGTCAAAGTCTCCCATTTCATCACATGCTCTTCTTCTCTTGTGGGTGTCACAGCTGCAGCTCCTGAGCTCCCCCTGGCTGCATGCGCGAGTGATTGCATACACCACTCCGGCAGAGGAGATTGCATATACAAATGCTGCCTCACGGCTACCTGCCAGGATCAGaacaaaatgatcattttatcagctgtaaatctgattaaaaaaagaacattttcagaAACATTCAGTATTACTTCAAAATGTATCTAGGTCTCAGCAGAGACGCTCCTTTCATTGAAacaggtgtgatggtgtgatgtaTCATCACATTATTATCACCCTCTCAGGTTTTAGCTCTTGACATGCTGGGCCTATTCAAGTGTAGAAGGCCACCCTTGAGCTTCCTACCCTCAGACTGATCCAGACCAATGCTCCCTCACTTTCAGTGTCTGGATGACTGCACTCATAGCCTTGAGGTGTGTTTTTTCATTCTGTGGAGTACACGTTGACCCCTATTCCCCTCATTTTTCATCCTCCCGCTTATGCACTTAGCCAAAACAGAGGGTGATATGTCAAAGTGAGCagttttgtctgtctgccagAGTCATCTTCACAAATATTTACATCTCCTATTACTGTTTATACATCGGCTGTGCAGATCCCCTTGTATTTGGAGAATATCCACTCTCTTTCAGACTCCTGCCCTTTCTGGAAATCTGAGAAGTtatggctctttttttttttaactccttcTTATTCTGGTATGACCTACTTTCAAGCAATACTGAACACATTCCTAAATAGATTACTTAGATCACTGTCACTGTAATTAATGTCTTATTAATGTGTAATATTATGAATGTGTTATGTAAGTGTATGTATGAAATGTTGGACGCACTTCGGAGCATGACGCGACCAAAGACAGTGTGGTCACGTTCCAGTGTGCTACAGTTCCAGCGATGGTGCTGGAACTGGTGTTGACACTCGCGTATCCATTCTTTGGCTCCCTCACCAATTGACTGCATTAAGTCTGGGTGTCTCTGGCACAACTGCCGCTGCTCGTTTACCAGGCCAGGAATGTTGTCACATATGACGCGTGCACCAAGTGCACCAATGTACCTGCGGTAAGAGAGAATCACAAAAGATATGTGGATCTAAGCATCTACATGATAAATCACTGTATTATAATAATGCTGTAATAATGGACTTATACACATGGGGGATTTAACAAGAAGCAGTTACAGTGAGGAGCTGATCATTCGAAAAGACTCATCATACATGCTAAGAAGAAGGGTTCCTCAAGTTATCTCTTGATAGTTAATGGTTTGTAGATTTCAAAAATTTTTGAATTAAAACCATCTCTATTAGAGAAAACTAGTTTATTAAGCTTTAGTATAGAAATTAAAGTATTGATTCAGAGGGACAAGACATTAGAGTACAAGTATTCTTTAAAATTCTAGATTTAACTATCTGATACATTGCTCTTGTACATTACACTTCATTGTGGCTTGTCTGGATTATTaagtaattataattatatgtagTTCATATCTaaaacgcaaacacacacacacacacacacacacacacacacacacacacacacacacacacacacacacacacacacacacacacacacacactgtaaggtTTATGATGTTCTTCCTGGATCTCATTAGCCAATCAATTGTAACAAAGTTTGTGCGACAGTGCTCAGATGTACACAGTGTTTAGTTTCCACTCCTGTTATGGACGTCCCTCTCTTTattcacacacgtacacatgctGCGTAAGACTCTTCTCACCAACAACCAGGGAGGCCTTGTTCTACAGAGCTGCCCTATttatcctccacacacacacacacacacacacacacacacacacacacacacacacacacacattttctccacAGCAAAAGACTTCTCAGCCACGTGTGTCTTGGTTTGGGAAAGACTAATGCTCACAAGTCAAAAAAGCACAGTTTGAGAATTGATTACTACGATGACAACAATCCCCATAACTGCATAAATTACTGTAGGAAAGGAGAGATATTTATCACTATGGTTTTTGTGGCTGTGGGCGCACAGCCATAGCTGTCTTACTAGCTAAACTTCATACTGCCAGATCCCCACTGCCTTATTTGAAGCATCGGGGCCCATCTAGCAACTTCAGCTACAGCTACAAAGATACAGGTACAGTGCTGTTGCCTGTTTGGTTGAGAAAGAGGACATTCACATTGGTAGGGGGCAAGTATCTAAAATTGGGTAGACTACTGAGACTTTCTGATGTTGACACAGCTGTAGGCCACAAAGCAATCGGCCAAAAGCGTGGTAAGACTTTGGGCTATGTTATTATTGCTACTATTGAGACGTGATGGAATGCCCATAGATCCCTCAATtagtgagagagaaatgtttAATTGAGAAATCTACCAATGTTTCATCACAGCTTCTGTTTTATAAAACAAAGTCTGTGGCCCTGAACAAAATTGTCAGATGGTCATGTGCAATACCACTAGTCAGTGTAGCGCTCAAGGCGGTTCAGCAGAATTAAATTGATTGGTTATCTTCCTGTAGGGCTTTAACAAAACTGACTCAGGGGAAGCACACCAATCCATTATTACatggaaattatatttttaaaaagttgttaattaacattaactagTTCGCTAACAACCTAGCTAGCTTATAAAATAATACTAGCAATTAAATGAGTTTATGGGATATATACATTATGGATTTATGTGAAttcatagaataaaaaaaaaacatgaacaaaaacattctgaaatatattcattcattcattcattcattcattcattcattcattcattcattcagtaacTGCCTTCATTTAGTGACTTGTTAGTGTTGGTGGATCTGAAGCCAAGGAATACAGAGTCAGTGGTGGGAATACACCATGGAAGGGATACCAGTGCCACAAACATTTGTAGATGTATTCATTCATagggcaatttagcatagccaacCAATCTATCAGGTTTTTTAGGTAGGTAGAAGGAAACGTACACAGACATGGGGGAACATGCAAAAGTGTCACATTGCACCGACTGCACTCAGGAGCAAACTGGGGACCATCAGTCAGTGTGGCAGTAAACGGTAACCACTAACCACTAACCTCTGCACCACTAAACCACCTAAACACATTGCAGTAATATTGTATTATACATAAGACATGTGATCTCAACACCTTTTTTAACTTGATAGTACCTAAAAATAGTACCAGAACAATTTATGACTTTATTCAAACAAAAGCACATATTCAACAAGCAATCAAAAACCCTTGACTTGATTTCTTTAGGGCTGTATAAAACAACACTCCTTGTCATCACTGGAGATGTGTGATTAACAGACCATAGTCATTACTATATAGACTTTTAGATTAAGTTTATATTCTATTCAGTGAAGGTtttagattaatattaaattcatGGTTATTCATTTGGTGGGTAGGAAGTAAGCTACTTTAATGAAAGAGTTTTTATCAGATTTCAGATACCAGATTTAATCAAATTTAAAcataagattattttttttaatagtcacAGTCATGATTTACAAGTCCTTTTTGAATAGTTGTATCAGACAAATAATTACTTCAATGCTGAATACTAAAGTGAAAACTACGGACTAATCACTGATTAATAATACTGAGATTTATCTACATAAAttgatttgtgattttttttttctgacatgcTTTAGTTTGAACATTAGATTTATCCTGTCGACTTCTCTATGTTTCTTAACGCTACAGTACATTTCACTATATTTTCACACTTCCATTAATTCCAAACCAGGCTTTTCACTTGTAGCTTTCATTCTTTTCATTGTTGTTTGGATGGTACAATCAAGCATACATCATCAACCTATTTAAAATGTATCTTTAACCTTTAACTCTAAAACAACTAATGGTATTAAAGGAACTTTAAGAAACCATAATTTAAGGAACCTTCAAGACCACTGATAATTAAATATACGCCACATGCACTCTCCCAGGCCAATAACCTATAGTATAATAAAATTCTACCTTTAATACCCAATGATGGTATCAGCCTAGAGACTACTGTTTGGTCATTTTATTTCTGACAGTATATCTATATTATGCTCTATTTATCTATGATGTACTTAACTGTATTTTTGCTATGTAGTTCAACTTTTGTCAACCAACTAGTCAATTAAACATTGACTTTTAATAGACTGATGTTGTGTCAAAATGTTCCTAGCTTTACACTCTGATTTTCACTATTACCCTCATTGTACCAACTGCATTCTTCTTAAAGCTCTATAAAGTTACAAGGGTGGTCTTTAAGGTTCAGTTATGTGccttaaaaaatgaaatgaaggtACTTTAACATTACCATGTGAAATATACATACTAaatgtctaaaacacacacacaccagcaacaAAGATAAGGTAAAGTTTTGAAACTTGAGTGTTTTCAGATGAACAAATTGGGCAATTCAGAAAATCCCCGTTAAGAAATGCAATGACCTCTGGTTTTAGATCGCGTTAACAGTAAATGAAAATTTCGCTCACCACCAGGACGAGTTCACGGTTGGTGTGAACATAAGCAGCAGTAAAATGAAAGGCAGACAGATCCCCTGCGCTCTATCAGGTCCGCTACTTCCCAAACTCCCGACTTTACGCAGCTTCAGCATCTTAGGAAAAGCAAATAGTTTTCCTATGTTTTAAAAAACCTCTAGTCCAGCAGTCCTGCGTTGAACCTTAACATAACTGCTTTTCCATCCTTCTCGCGTTGTACCTGTTCTCTGTTCTTTATGACTTGAAGGAAGGGACTAAAACACCTTCCCTCAGTAAACGTTTAAATCCAAAGCTCTCGAATTCCTTTTAATATCTCGTCTTATCTGCTGTGAAGTTGAAGCAGAGCAGCTCGAGTAAGAGCAGTGCAGTTTATCTGCTGCAGCATCCGAGTGTCAGGGATAATAATGTGGATGTGGGCGGTGGGagagatctctctctccctcattggACAGGATTGGTGTTTAGTGtcgatactgtgtgtgtgtgtgtgtgtgtgtgtgtgtgtgtgtgtgtgtgtgtgtgtgtgtgtgtgtgtgtgtgtgcgtgtgcgcgtgtgcgtgtgcgtgtgcgtgtgcgtgtatgtgtgtgtgtgtgtgtgtgtgtgtgtgtgtgtgtgtgtgtgtgtgtgtgtgtgtgtttacaacaTTTAAATTGCCAAACTATCAGCTTAGGGTTATAATTTACTGCATTAATAATCTGTCGATAAGAAGGTCCTCACTAGGATAGCAAGAGAAGTTTGTTAGTTTATATAAGTAGTAAATAATAACAGATAAGAGTTTATTTACCAAATTCTAAAAGCACCAaacttacagtatgtgtttgtttttttatcagtgTAATTGAATGCTTATGAGTCACTAAAGATACTGTACTTATGTAACAGTACAGTAACCCAGTACAGCTGTTCACATTACAAGCAAACTTGTTTATGGGGTTAAAACAAGTGACACCTCAAACCTCTGAGCCACTCTAAAGTACACTTTAACATCGACTTCAGGAtaaacaagcaagcaaacaagacggacagacagacagacacacacacacacagacagagagacagtgataTTAATGTAGGCCGAAGAGTCAGTTTTTAAACAAAGCAGACCTGAACGCAATCAACAAATAAGGAATTTCCAATTATTTAACATGAACCTGACACCTGaattactgttttttatttccttcacCCATATACACATTATACCTATAAAAATAGATCAACATACAGTGTGTCTTTCCAGGATTGTGCTCACTTAAATGTAAGTCCTAAAACATGGACTAGTATACTTGTCCAATATTCCTAGTTTTAAATACCACCAAAAAACCCCTGATATTTCTTCTACATTGTTTTCTTCATTATCATTTTCTATCATTCACAAGGGCTTCCTTAATATGAACAGTTTAGTATACAAGTGACATTAATACCTTCCTATTCTCTCATAAGATGGTTGTCATTGCGCTTTTTTAGGATTTGACTTTGTAACATCTGCTGTTTCAATTCCTGTATGCTTGTTAGCTTGTGACTCACTATTAGTTTGTCCACATGTTAGGGTGTAGATATTATTGTGACATCTCCATGACAGCAACTGGGATTGGGACATGGAGGCCCATTACAACCACGGTGGGGTGTCTGCAGCAGAAAAAACAACTGTTTTAGAAGTTTTCGGTtgctaattaaaatgtaattaccttctatatttttaaatgtccaCATTAAGAATTCTAACCTCTATCATTTTGCTTTGCTGTGCCTGAAGGACCAGTTTATTTTAGCCTTTTGATGTGGTTGTGCTGTTGCCTTTAAACATGCCCAGACACGATTTCACCATTATAATATAGAACTCAGTTATTTGGCTTTGTAATCACACTAGTATAATT encodes the following:
- the wnt2ba gene encoding wingless-type MMTV integration site family, member 2Ba; translation: MLKLRKVGSLGSSGPDRAQGICLPFILLLLMFTPTVNSSWWYIGALGARVICDNIPGLVNEQRQLCQRHPDLMQSIGEGAKEWIRECQHQFQHHRWNCSTLERDHTVFGRVMLRSSREAAFVYAISSAGVVYAITRACSQGELRSCSCDTHKRRRACDEMGDFDWGGCSDNVNYGIKFAKAFVDARERMVKDARALMNLHNNRCGRMAVKRFMKLECKCHGVSGSCALRTCWLAMSDFRRTGDYLRKKYNTAVEVTMNQDGTGFMAADRNFKGTTKNELVYVENSPDYCLLDRTAGSLGTAGRVCNKSSKGMDGCEVMCCGRGYDTTRVKRVTKCECRFKWCCSVECQDCEDTVDVHTCKPHKRPDWLDLT